In Streptomyces sp. SLBN-118, the following are encoded in one genomic region:
- the murJ gene encoding murein biosynthesis integral membrane protein MurJ: MNAPYDGDRGQGPGSDPAAQPAPDPYSQDPYLQDAYAPDPYQAQDLSAQDPVAEALYDRASHPPPPPGTYQESQPLYQQPPSPQHAPDPRIWAQTPPPEPSGPSRLLPYGDDARTTEFTGVDDLVTRAGEEEPEPDAFAHLFRDQQNAGRPAPEPEPVPAAPAPKKPVGRASGLLKSSAVMAAGTLVSRLTGFVRSLVITAALGAALLGDTFTVAYTLPTMIYILTVGGGLNSVFVPQLVRAMKNDEDGGVAYANRLLTLVMVSLAAIVAVAVFAAPLLVQLMSDTIAGDEAANSVAVTFARYCLPTIFFMGVHVVMGQILNARGKFGAMMWTPVLNNIVMITTFGLFIWVYGTSAESHMGVQSIPPEGVRLLGIGTLLGLTVQALAMIPYLRETGFRFRPRFDWKGHGLGKTVKLAKWTVLFVLANQAGVLVVTQLATAAGESSGRQGAGFIAYTNAQLIWGMPQAIITVSVMAALLPRISRAAHDNDPGAVRDDISQGLRNSAVAIVPVAFAFLALGLPMSTLLFSSSGLEAARGMGFILMAFGLGLIPYSVQYVVLRGFYAYEDTRTPFYNTVIVAAVNAAASALCYALLPAQWAVVGMGAAYGLAYAVGVGIAWRRLKNRLGGDLDGAHVMRTYARLCMASVPAAAAGGAVAYVVLKGLGSGALGSLVALVGGGIVLLGVFFVAAKRMRIDELNAMVGMVRGRLGR; encoded by the coding sequence ATGAACGCGCCGTACGACGGTGACCGCGGTCAGGGCCCGGGCTCAGACCCGGCAGCCCAGCCCGCCCCCGACCCGTACTCACAGGACCCGTACCTCCAGGACGCCTACGCTCCCGATCCCTACCAGGCACAGGACCTGTCCGCACAGGACCCGGTGGCCGAGGCCCTCTACGACCGCGCCTCGCACCCTCCGCCGCCTCCAGGCACGTACCAGGAGTCTCAGCCGCTCTACCAGCAGCCGCCCAGCCCCCAGCACGCTCCGGACCCTCGTATCTGGGCGCAGACCCCGCCGCCCGAGCCCTCCGGTCCCTCCCGCCTCCTACCCTACGGGGACGACGCCAGGACCACCGAGTTCACCGGTGTGGACGACCTGGTCACCCGGGCCGGTGAGGAGGAGCCCGAGCCCGACGCCTTCGCCCACCTCTTCCGGGACCAGCAGAACGCCGGCCGGCCGGCTCCCGAACCCGAGCCGGTCCCGGCGGCACCCGCCCCCAAGAAGCCCGTCGGGCGGGCTTCGGGCCTGCTGAAGTCCAGCGCGGTCATGGCGGCCGGCACGCTGGTCTCCCGCCTCACTGGTTTCGTACGCAGCCTGGTGATCACAGCGGCTCTCGGTGCCGCTCTCCTAGGCGACACCTTCACCGTCGCGTACACCCTGCCGACGATGATCTACATCCTCACCGTCGGCGGCGGCCTCAATTCCGTCTTCGTCCCGCAGCTGGTGCGCGCGATGAAGAACGACGAGGACGGCGGTGTGGCTTACGCCAATCGTCTGCTGACCCTGGTCATGGTGTCGCTCGCCGCCATCGTCGCCGTGGCCGTCTTCGCGGCCCCCCTGCTGGTCCAGCTGATGTCGGACACCATCGCCGGCGACGAGGCGGCCAACAGCGTCGCTGTCACCTTCGCCCGCTACTGCCTGCCCACGATCTTCTTCATGGGCGTACACGTGGTGATGGGCCAAATCCTCAACGCCCGCGGGAAGTTCGGCGCGATGATGTGGACCCCGGTCCTGAACAACATCGTCATGATCACCACGTTCGGCCTCTTCATCTGGGTGTACGGAACGTCCGCCGAGTCGCACATGGGCGTCCAGTCGATCCCGCCGGAGGGTGTCCGGCTGCTGGGTATCGGCACCTTGCTCGGCCTTACCGTCCAGGCACTCGCGATGATCCCTTACCTGCGTGAGACCGGATTCAGGTTCCGCCCACGCTTCGACTGGAAGGGCCACGGCCTCGGCAAGACGGTCAAGCTCGCAAAGTGGACCGTGCTGTTCGTCCTCGCGAACCAGGCGGGTGTGCTGGTCGTCACGCAGCTGGCCACCGCTGCCGGTGAGTCCTCCGGCAGGCAGGGCGCGGGCTTCATCGCCTACACCAACGCGCAGTTGATCTGGGGCATGCCGCAGGCCATCATCACGGTCTCGGTCATGGCCGCCCTCCTGCCCCGTATCTCTCGCGCCGCACACGACAACGACCCGGGCGCCGTACGCGACGACATCTCCCAGGGGCTGCGCAACTCCGCGGTCGCGATCGTCCCGGTCGCCTTCGCCTTTCTGGCGCTCGGCCTCCCGATGTCCACGCTGCTGTTCTCCTCGAGCGGCCTCGAGGCGGCCCGGGGCATGGGCTTCATCCTTATGGCGTTCGGTCTCGGTCTCATCCCGTACTCCGTGCAGTACGTCGTGCTGCGCGGCTTCTACGCGTACGAGGACACCCGCACGCCCTTCTACAACACGGTCATCGTCGCCGCGGTCAACGCGGCTGCATCGGCGCTCTGTTACGCGCTCCTGCCCGCCCAGTGGGCAGTAGTCGGCATGGGCGCCGCCTACGGTCTCGCCTACGCGGTCGGCGTGGGCATCGCCTGGCGCCGGCTGAAGAACCGCCTCGGCGGCGATCTGGACGGCGCCCATGTCATGCGTACGTACGCACGCCTGTGCATGGCTTCCGTCCCCGCCGCGGCGGCCGGAGGCGCGGTCGCGTACGTCGTCCTCAAGGGGCTCGGCAGCGGGGCGCTGGGTTCGCTCGTCGCGCTGGTCGGCGGCGGAATCGTGTTGCTTGGCGTCTTCTTCGTCGCGGCGAAGCGGATGCGTATCGATGAACTGAACGCCATGGTCGGCAT
- a CDS encoding DUF6049 family protein has product MAEAADFQGMSPSPARRWLRRTASLLLGAPLVAGLLCGPVTPAAQAAESASGSHGVDVSLDTLTPATPGKSDTLAISGTVINKGKQTVTDAEIDLRVGPALSGRIAVDRAAERTDNAADLDASKVDDKYTIKLPKLISGVGRDFTLRVPVSELNLDDDGVYQLGVYLSGQTAAQPFEQVLGVERTFLPWQPDATEKRTQLTYLWPLISSTHLTSETGSDEQQTPVFEDETLAEELAPGGRLEQLVALGSQLPVTWVIDPDLLATVDAMTRSYQVKSGSTTVAGKNQAIAKRWLSSVEAAVRGSKVVALPFADPDLASLAHRGKNVSGSLSHLQPATEVAETTVETIIHVKPSTDFAWPVDGAIDSSIVDVATSAGAHKVIARSDSLSDSLSYTPTAARPIGGGTTAVVSDTRLSTAFQGDMINTESSTLAIQKFLAQTLALTLQDPDKQRSIVVAPQRQPTASQAQSMARALQALNAQRWTQPLDLVAAAGATPDADATTKIPATSRYPDRLRKYELPVGAFQDIRATQNTLDNFKVILTAKDRVETPFGRAIDREMSTSWRGNRAEAQLYRDQVQGYLLSLTSEVQLVEKSLITLSGRSATIPVTVQNRLVQGVDHLVLRLRSENPTRLNLDNEKGIAEEPIKVEGGHSQSVKFAAAANANGPVQMRAQLFTEDGKPYGDPMMFTVKVSEVTPTVMLVIAGGVLLLVLAGVKMYSQRKRAAARQAAAEGPQSSEAGDDSADSDHADGAEGSGRGGIDSPDPGQPSDLTPDTGPESGDPSGTGEKVDR; this is encoded by the coding sequence GTGGCCGAGGCGGCAGACTTCCAGGGGATGAGTCCCTCTCCTGCCCGCCGGTGGCTGCGCCGCACAGCCTCCCTGCTCCTGGGCGCACCGCTTGTGGCCGGACTGCTGTGCGGTCCCGTCACACCGGCCGCACAGGCCGCCGAGAGCGCCTCCGGGTCCCACGGGGTCGATGTGTCTCTCGACACTCTTACGCCGGCCACCCCCGGCAAGAGCGACACGCTCGCGATCTCCGGCACGGTGATCAACAAGGGCAAGCAGACCGTCACCGACGCCGAGATCGATCTACGGGTCGGACCGGCGCTGTCCGGCAGGATCGCCGTGGACCGCGCCGCCGAGCGAACGGACAATGCGGCTGACCTCGATGCCTCAAAGGTCGACGACAAGTACACGATCAAGCTGCCGAAGCTAATCTCCGGCGTCGGCAGGGACTTCACACTCCGTGTCCCGGTCAGTGAGCTGAACCTCGACGACGACGGTGTCTACCAGCTCGGCGTCTACCTCTCGGGCCAGACGGCTGCCCAGCCGTTCGAGCAGGTGCTGGGCGTTGAGCGGACCTTCCTGCCCTGGCAGCCCGACGCGACCGAGAAGAGGACCCAGCTCACCTATCTCTGGCCGCTGATTTCCTCGACCCATCTCACCTCGGAGACCGGGTCGGACGAGCAGCAGACCCCTGTCTTCGAGGACGAGACGCTGGCCGAGGAGCTTGCCCCGGGCGGCCGCTTGGAACAGCTCGTCGCTCTCGGAAGCCAGTTGCCTGTCACCTGGGTGATCGATCCGGACCTGCTGGCCACGGTCGACGCGATGACCAGGAGCTATCAGGTCAAGAGCGGTAGCACCACCGTCGCCGGCAAGAACCAGGCGATCGCCAAGCGCTGGCTGAGCTCTGTCGAAGCCGCCGTCCGGGGCAGCAAGGTCGTCGCCCTGCCGTTCGCCGACCCGGATCTGGCGTCCCTGGCGCATCGGGGCAAGAACGTCTCCGGATCCCTGAGCCATCTGCAGCCTGCCACCGAAGTCGCCGAGACGACCGTGGAGACGATCATCCATGTGAAGCCGTCCACCGACTTCGCCTGGCCCGTGGACGGCGCGATCGACTCGTCGATCGTGGATGTGGCCACCTCCGCGGGCGCCCACAAAGTGATCGCTCGAAGCGACAGCCTGAGCGACAGCCTGTCGTACACGCCCACCGCCGCGCGCCCGATCGGCGGCGGAACAACGGCCGTGGTCTCCGACACCCGGCTCTCCACTGCCTTCCAGGGCGACATGATCAACACGGAGAGCTCCACGCTCGCCATCCAGAAGTTCCTCGCCCAGACGCTGGCGCTGACCCTTCAGGATCCGGACAAGCAGCGGAGCATCGTCGTCGCCCCCCAACGCCAGCCGACCGCCTCCCAGGCCCAGTCCATGGCACGCGCGCTCCAGGCACTGAACGCTCAGCGCTGGACGCAGCCGCTCGATCTGGTCGCGGCCGCAGGTGCCACTCCCGACGCGGACGCCACGACCAAGATCCCGGCCACGTCCCGCTATCCCGATCGGCTGCGCAAGTACGAGCTGCCGGTCGGGGCGTTCCAGGACATCAGAGCCACGCAGAACACCCTCGACAACTTCAAGGTCATCCTCACTGCCAAGGACCGGGTGGAGACCCCCTTCGGCAGGGCGATCGACCGGGAGATGTCCACCTCATGGCGGGGCAACCGGGCGGAGGCCCAGTTGTACCGCGACCAGGTGCAGGGCTATCTGCTGAGCCTCACCAGCGAAGTGCAGCTGGTCGAGAAGTCGCTCATCACGCTCTCGGGGCGCAGCGCGACGATCCCGGTCACGGTGCAGAACCGGCTGGTCCAGGGCGTCGACCACCTGGTGCTGCGGCTGAGGTCGGAGAATCCCACCCGTCTCAACCTCGACAACGAGAAGGGCATCGCCGAGGAGCCGATCAAGGTCGAGGGAGGCCACAGCCAGTCGGTGAAGTTCGCCGCGGCGGCCAACGCCAACGGTCCGGTCCAGATGAGAGCACAGCTCTTCACCGAGGACGGCAAGCCGTATGGCGACCCCATGATGTTCACGGTCAAGGTCTCCGAGGTCACCCCCACTGTGATGCTCGTCATCGCCGGCGGCGTCCTGCTTCTCGTCCTCGCAGGGGTCAAGATGTACAGCCAGCGCAAGCGGGCTGCTGCCCGCCAGGCGGCCGCGGAGGGACCCCAGTCCTCCGAGGCCGGGGACGACTCGGCAGACTCTGACCACGCGGACGGCGCAGAAGGCTCGGGCCGAGGAGGCATCGACAGCCCCGATCCCGGGCAGCCGAGTGACCTGACACCGGACACCGGACCCGAAAGCGGTGACCCGTCGGGCACGGGTGAGAAAGTGGACCGTTGA
- a CDS encoding CCA tRNA nucleotidyltransferase: MPNANEDNPTALSQVQRRAVSELLRVSPVADDLARRFKEAGFSLALVGGSVRDALLGRLGNDLDFTTDARPEDVLKIIRPWADTVWEVGIAFGTVGCQKQGYQIEVTTYRSEAYDRTSRKPEVSYGDSIEEDLIRRDFSVNAMAVALPEKEFIDPHGGLEDLSERVLRTPGTPEESFSDDPLRMMRAARFAAQLDFEVAPDVVTAMKGMAERIEIVSAERVRDELNKLILSAHPRKGLGLLVDSGLADHVLPELPALRLESDEHHRHKDVYEHSLIVLEQAIDLEENGPDLVLRLAALLHDIGKPRTRRFETDGRVSFHHHEVVGAKMTKKRMSALKYSNDMVKDVSRLVELHLRFHGYGTGEWTDSAVRRYVRDAGPLLDRLHKLTRSDCTTRNKRKASALSRAYDGLEERIAQLKEQEELDAIRPDLDGNQIQEILGVGPGPVIGKAYAFLLELRLENGPMEHDAAVAALKKWWATEAERAR, from the coding sequence GTGCCGAACGCCAATGAAGACAACCCCACTGCACTGAGTCAGGTGCAGCGCCGCGCGGTGAGCGAACTGCTGCGGGTGTCCCCTGTCGCCGACGACCTTGCCCGCCGCTTCAAGGAGGCCGGGTTCAGTCTTGCCCTGGTCGGCGGCTCGGTCCGGGATGCGCTGCTCGGCCGGCTCGGCAATGACCTGGATTTCACGACCGACGCCCGCCCCGAGGACGTACTCAAGATCATCCGGCCGTGGGCCGACACCGTGTGGGAAGTCGGGATCGCCTTCGGCACGGTGGGCTGCCAGAAGCAGGGCTACCAGATCGAGGTCACCACGTACCGCTCCGAGGCGTACGACAGGACGTCACGCAAGCCCGAGGTGTCATACGGCGACTCGATCGAGGAAGACCTCATACGGCGCGATTTCAGCGTGAACGCGATGGCCGTGGCGCTGCCGGAGAAGGAGTTCATCGATCCGCACGGGGGCCTGGAGGATCTCTCCGAACGCGTCCTGAGGACTCCCGGTACGCCCGAGGAATCCTTCTCCGACGATCCGCTGCGCATGATGCGGGCCGCTCGCTTTGCCGCGCAGCTGGACTTCGAGGTCGCGCCCGACGTCGTCACCGCGATGAAGGGGATGGCGGAACGCATCGAGATCGTCTCCGCCGAACGCGTGCGCGACGAGCTGAACAAGCTGATCCTCTCCGCCCATCCGCGCAAGGGGCTGGGGCTGCTCGTCGACTCCGGCCTGGCCGACCATGTCCTGCCTGAGCTGCCGGCGCTGCGGCTGGAGAGTGATGAGCACCACCGGCACAAGGATGTGTACGAGCACTCTCTGATCGTCCTGGAACAAGCCATCGACCTGGAGGAGAACGGCCCGGATCTGGTCCTGCGGCTGGCCGCGCTGCTCCACGACATCGGAAAGCCGCGCACCCGGCGTTTCGAGACGGATGGCAGGGTCTCCTTCCATCACCACGAGGTGGTGGGCGCGAAGATGACCAAGAAGCGGATGAGTGCTCTCAAGTACTCCAACGACATGGTCAAGGACGTCTCACGGCTCGTGGAGCTGCATCTGCGGTTCCACGGCTACGGGACCGGCGAGTGGACCGACTCGGCGGTGCGCCGGTACGTACGCGACGCAGGCCCGCTGCTGGACCGGCTCCACAAGCTGACCCGCTCCGACTGCACCACGCGCAATAAGCGCAAGGCGAGTGCCCTGTCCCGGGCCTATGACGGGCTTGAGGAGCGCATCGCCCAGCTGAAGGAGCAGGAGGAGCTGGACGCGATCCGGCCCGATCTGGACGGCAACCAGATCCAGGAGATCCTGGGTGTTGGTCCCGGCCCCGTGATCGGCAAGGCATACGCGTTCCTGCTGGAGCTGCGCCTGGAGAACGGGCCGATGGAGCATGATGCGGCGGTCGCAGCGCTGAAGAAATGGTGGGCGACCGAAGCCGAGCGTGCGCGCTGA
- a CDS encoding MFS transporter: MPVVRDLRVLLRLADFRRLLTVRLLSQSADGVYQVALATYVVFSPEKQTSPAAIASAMAVLLLPYSVIGPFAGVMLDRWQRRQVFLYGNLLRALLASGTAVLILLAVPDWLFYASALSVTAVNRFVLAGISAALPRVVDADRLVMANSLSPTAGTLAATAGGGLAFAVRLVSEDSDAAVVMLGAVLYLCSALASLRMARELLGPDQPLVQPRLGAALASTARGLAGGVRHLIERRAATQVLFAMTLMRFCYGALTVMVLMLCRYAWYEKQSDGLALLGVAVLISGAGFFAAAAVTPYAVGRLGQFGWMVACAGVAAVLEPALGLPFEPGPILVAAFILGLITQGAKIATDTVIQTSVDDAYRGRVFSLYDVLFNVAFVGAAAIAALMLPPDGRSVQLVVVVAVIYAAVAATMARWRRVGAVI, encoded by the coding sequence ATGCCTGTCGTACGTGATCTGCGCGTACTCCTGCGCCTTGCCGACTTTCGCCGGCTGCTGACCGTCCGGCTGCTCTCCCAGTCGGCCGACGGCGTCTACCAGGTCGCGCTTGCCACGTACGTGGTGTTCTCCCCGGAGAAACAGACCTCGCCCGCCGCCATCGCGTCGGCCATGGCCGTGCTGCTGCTGCCGTACTCCGTGATCGGCCCTTTTGCGGGCGTCATGCTGGACCGCTGGCAGCGCAGACAGGTCTTCCTGTACGGGAATCTCCTGCGGGCCCTTCTCGCGAGCGGCACCGCGGTACTGATCCTCCTCGCGGTACCCGACTGGCTCTTCTATGCCTCGGCCCTCTCCGTCACAGCCGTCAATCGCTTCGTGCTGGCCGGTATCTCCGCCGCGCTGCCGCGGGTTGTCGACGCGGACCGTCTCGTCATGGCCAACTCCCTCTCACCGACAGCGGGCACACTCGCGGCGACCGCCGGCGGCGGACTGGCCTTCGCGGTACGCCTGGTGTCCGAGGACTCCGATGCGGCCGTGGTGATGCTGGGCGCGGTGCTCTATCTCTGTTCCGCGCTTGCCTCTCTGCGGATGGCGCGTGAACTGCTCGGCCCCGACCAGCCGTTGGTCCAGCCCCGGCTGGGTGCCGCCCTGGCATCGACGGCACGCGGTCTGGCGGGCGGGGTGCGGCATCTAATCGAGCGCCGCGCTGCCACCCAGGTGCTGTTCGCGATGACTCTGATGCGCTTCTGCTACGGCGCCCTGACCGTGATGGTGCTGATGCTGTGCCGGTACGCCTGGTACGAGAAGCAGTCGGACGGGCTGGCCCTGCTCGGTGTGGCCGTCCTCATCTCCGGCGCCGGATTCTTCGCAGCGGCGGCGGTGACTCCGTATGCCGTGGGCCGGCTCGGGCAGTTCGGCTGGATGGTGGCGTGCGCGGGAGTGGCGGCTGTCCTCGAACCCGCCCTGGGGCTGCCCTTCGAGCCCGGGCCGATACTGGTCGCCGCGTTCATCCTGGGGCTCATCACCCAAGGCGCGAAGATCGCCACCGACACGGTGATCCAGACGTCGGTGGACGACGCCTACCGCGGCCGGGTGTTCTCCCTGTACGACGTGCTGTTCAACGTCGCCTTCGTGGGCGCTGCGGCGATCGCCGCACTGATGCTGCCCCCTGACGGCCGGTCGGTTCAGCTGGTGGTCGTGGTGGCGGTCATCTACGCGGCGGTGGCGGCAACGATGGCCCGTTGGAGGCGTGTTGGCGCGGTGATATAG
- a CDS encoding inositol-3-phosphate synthase encodes MGSVRVAIVGVGNCAASLVQGVEFYKDADPAGKVPGLMHVQFGDYHVSDIEFVAALDVDAKKVGLDLADAIGASENNTIKICDVPNTGVTVQRGHTLDGLGKYYRQTIEESAEAPVDIVQILKDKQVDVLVCYLPVGSEDAAKYYAQCAIDAKVAFVNALPVFIAGTKEWADKFTEAGVPIVGDDIKSQVGATITHRVMAKLFEDRGVILDRTMQLNVGGNMDFKNMLERERLESKKISKTQAVTSQIRDREMGEDNVHIGPSDYVAWLDDRKWAYVRLEGRAFGEVPLNLEYKLEVWDSPNSAGIIIDAVRAAKIAKDRGIGGPILSASSYFMKSPPVQYFDDEARENVEKFIKGEVER; translated from the coding sequence ATGGGTTCGGTTCGCGTAGCAATCGTCGGCGTGGGCAACTGCGCCGCCTCGCTGGTGCAGGGCGTCGAGTTCTACAAGGACGCCGACCCGGCCGGCAAGGTGCCGGGTCTGATGCACGTCCAGTTCGGCGACTACCACGTCTCTGACATCGAGTTCGTGGCCGCCCTGGACGTGGACGCCAAGAAGGTCGGCCTCGACCTGGCGGACGCCATCGGTGCCAGCGAGAACAACACCATCAAGATCTGCGACGTGCCGAACACCGGCGTCACCGTGCAGCGCGGACACACCCTGGACGGCCTGGGCAAGTACTACCGCCAGACCATCGAGGAGTCCGCCGAGGCTCCGGTCGACATCGTCCAGATCCTCAAGGACAAGCAGGTCGACGTTCTGGTCTGCTACCTGCCCGTCGGCTCCGAGGACGCTGCGAAGTACTACGCGCAGTGCGCCATCGACGCCAAGGTCGCGTTCGTCAACGCCCTCCCGGTCTTCATCGCCGGTACCAAGGAGTGGGCGGACAAGTTCACCGAGGCGGGCGTCCCGATCGTCGGCGACGACATCAAGTCCCAGGTCGGCGCAACCATCACGCACCGCGTGATGGCGAAGCTCTTCGAGGACCGGGGCGTCATCCTGGACCGCACGATGCAGCTGAACGTCGGCGGCAACATGGACTTCAAGAACATGCTCGAGCGCGAGCGCCTTGAGTCCAAGAAGATCTCCAAGACGCAGGCCGTCACCTCGCAGATCCGCGACCGCGAGATGGGCGAGGACAACGTCCACATCGGTCCGTCCGACTACGTGGCATGGCTCGACGACCGCAAGTGGGCGTACGTCCGCCTCGAGGGCCGTGCCTTCGGTGAGGTCCCGCTGAACCTCGAGTACAAGCTCGAGGTCTGGGACTCCCCGAACTCCGCGGGCATCATCATCGACGCCGTGCGCGCCGCGAAGATCGCCAAGGACCGCGGGATCGGCGGCCCGATCCTCTCCGCGTCCTCGTACTTCATGAAGTCCCCGCCGGTCCAGTACTTCGACGACGAGGCCCGCGAGAACGTCGAGAAGTTCATCAAGGGCGAGGTCGAGCGCTAA
- a CDS encoding PadR family transcriptional regulator gives MSRRSGILEFAVLGLLREAPMHGYELRKRLNTSLGVFRAFSYGTLYPCLKTLVSNGWLIEEPGSAPEDALAASLAGRRAKIVYRLTAEGKEHFEELLSHTGPDTWEDEHFAARFAFFGQTEREVRMRVLEGRRSRLEERLEKMRASLARTRERLDDYTLELQRHGMESVEREVRWLNELIESERAGRDQRQPASESSARHDNTSGETGGLPRHRGAESSGGTPPGSSTPPDPSDDTAK, from the coding sequence GTGAGCAGACGCTCCGGCATCCTTGAGTTCGCCGTGCTCGGTCTGCTCCGTGAGGCCCCCATGCACGGGTATGAGCTGCGGAAACGGCTCAACACCTCGCTGGGAGTCTTCCGGGCCTTCAGTTACGGGACGCTCTACCCCTGCCTCAAGACGCTGGTTTCCAACGGCTGGTTGATCGAGGAGCCGGGAAGCGCGCCGGAGGACGCGCTCGCCGCTTCACTCGCGGGGCGCCGAGCCAAGATCGTCTACCGGTTGACGGCAGAAGGTAAGGAGCACTTCGAGGAGCTGCTCTCGCACACCGGCCCCGACACCTGGGAGGACGAGCACTTCGCGGCTCGTTTCGCCTTCTTCGGGCAGACGGAGCGCGAGGTGCGGATGCGGGTGCTTGAGGGCCGCCGCAGTCGGCTGGAGGAGCGCTTGGAGAAGATGCGCGCCTCGCTGGCTCGCACCCGCGAGCGCCTCGACGACTACACGCTTGAGCTGCAGCGACACGGAATGGAATCCGTGGAGCGCGAGGTGCGCTGGCTGAACGAGCTCATTGAGAGCGAGCGAGCGGGGCGGGATCAGCGACAGCCCGCCTCTGAGAGCTCCGCTCGGCACGACAACACATCTGGAGAGACGGGCGGCCTGCCCCGGCACAGGGGTGCCGAGTCCTCCGGGGGCACACCCCCCGGAAGCTCCACCCCGCCGGATCCGTCCGACGACACCGCCAAGTGA